A part of Desulfobacter sp. genomic DNA contains:
- the gpt gene encoding xanthine phosphoribosyltransferase — protein MTDKADRYKRSYPISWDQLHRDAKALSWRLHNPDRKWKGIVAVTRGGLVPAAIIARELGIHLIDTICITSYDWQSQGESTVLKSMEGDGEGLLIIDDLVDTGSTAKVVREMLPKAYFATVYAKPAGKPLVDAHVTEVSQDTWILFPWDSESQFVAPIAGQ, from the coding sequence ATGACAGATAAAGCGGACCGGTATAAACGGAGTTACCCCATTTCCTGGGACCAACTGCACAGGGATGCCAAGGCCCTGTCCTGGCGGCTTCACAATCCCGACAGAAAATGGAAGGGCATCGTGGCCGTGACCCGGGGCGGGCTCGTTCCCGCAGCCATTATCGCCCGGGAGCTGGGCATCCATCTGATCGACACCATCTGTATCACCAGCTACGACTGGCAGAGCCAGGGGGAGTCCACGGTGCTCAAATCCATGGAGGGTGACGGGGAGGGGCTGCTCATCATTGACGACCTGGTGGACACCGGATCCACGGCTAAAGTGGTCAGGGAAATGCTGCCCAAGGCCTATTTTGCGACGGTATATGCCAAACCCGCGGGCAAGCCCCTGGTGGATGCCCATGTCACCGAGGTCAGCCAGGATACCTGGATCCTCTTTCCCTGGGATTCAGAATCCCAGTTCGTCGCCCCCATCGCAGGCCAATAG
- a CDS encoding argininosuccinate synthase → MAKGKVVLAYSGGLDTSVILKWLLEEGYEVFAYMANIGQQEDFEAAEKKALQIGASKVFIADMRKEFVTDYIFPVYKANTLYEGRYLLGTAIARPLIAKKQIEIAKEVGAQYVSHGATGKGNDQVRFELSYYALNPQIKVIAPWKNADFLNKFKGRTDLLDYAELHGIPTKQTAAKPYSEDDNLLHISHEAGILEDPGAICDESIYSHTVSPENAPETPTRIIVEFKDGVPVRVKNLEDGTEKTDALELFEYLNQLGRENGIGRLDMVENRFVGIKSRGVYETPGGTILHEAHKDIEGIAMDREVMRLRDMLAAKFSELVYNGFWFSPEMEFLMAAMDKSQEVIDGEVTLKLYKGVAYPIARTSPSSLYNQDLSSMDIEGGYNQEDAEGFIRINAIRLMAHRNIISQK, encoded by the coding sequence ATGGCAAAAGGTAAAGTAGTTCTGGCCTATTCCGGCGGACTGGACACATCCGTCATTTTAAAATGGCTGCTGGAAGAAGGGTACGAAGTATTTGCGTATATGGCCAATATCGGCCAGCAGGAAGATTTTGAAGCGGCCGAGAAAAAAGCCCTCCAGATCGGGGCGTCCAAGGTCTTCATCGCGGACATGAGAAAAGAGTTTGTCACCGACTACATCTTTCCTGTATATAAGGCCAATACCCTGTACGAAGGCCGGTATCTGCTGGGTACGGCCATTGCCAGACCCCTGATTGCCAAAAAACAGATTGAGATCGCCAAGGAGGTCGGCGCCCAGTATGTCTCCCACGGCGCTACGGGCAAGGGCAACGACCAGGTTCGGTTTGAGCTTTCCTACTATGCCCTTAATCCCCAGATCAAGGTCATCGCCCCCTGGAAAAACGCCGACTTCCTCAATAAATTCAAGGGCAGGACCGACCTGCTGGACTATGCCGAACTCCACGGCATTCCCACCAAGCAGACCGCAGCCAAACCCTACAGCGAAGACGACAACCTGCTGCACATCTCCCACGAGGCCGGCATCCTGGAAGACCCCGGCGCCATCTGCGACGAAAGCATTTACTCCCATACCGTCTCCCCGGAAAATGCCCCGGAAACCCCCACCCGCATCATTGTTGAATTCAAGGACGGGGTCCCCGTACGGGTGAAGAACCTGGAAGACGGCACCGAGAAAACCGATGCCCTTGAACTTTTCGAATACCTGAACCAGCTTGGACGGGAGAACGGCATCGGCCGCCTGGACATGGTGGAAAACCGCTTCGTGGGTATCAAGTCCCGCGGTGTCTATGAAACCCCCGGCGGCACCATCCTCCACGAGGCCCACAAGGACATCGAAGGGATCGCCATGGACCGGGAGGTCATGCGGCTGAGGGATATGCTGGCGGCCAAATTCTCAGAACTGGTATACAACGGTTTCTGGTTCAGCCCTGAAATGGAATTCCTCATGGCGGCCATGGACAAGAGCCAGGAAGTCATCGACGGGGAAGTGACCCTGAAACTGTACAAGGGGGTGGCCTACCCCATCGCCCGGACCTCGCCCTCATCCCTGTACAACCAGGATCTTTCCTCCATGGACATCGAAGGCGGCTACAACCAGGAAGATGCCGAAGGATTCATCCGGATCAACGCCATCCGGCTCATGGCCCACAGAAACATTATATCCCAGAAATAA
- a CDS encoding arginine repressor — translation MTIASELHLLLSQGVTGNQTQLVRALKERGITTTQSSVSRALKKINAVKGQDGTGNTVWSLVGPDLKDTGFFESLVTSVAHNSQLIVIHTRPGTANTVAKFIDDHEFDSVLGSVAGDDTIVIVPADISAIKETILEIKGYMKQIGILTA, via the coding sequence ATGACCATAGCTTCTGAACTCCATCTGCTGCTCTCCCAGGGGGTGACCGGCAACCAGACCCAGCTGGTCCGTGCCCTGAAGGAAAGGGGAATTACCACCACCCAGTCCTCGGTATCCCGGGCCCTGAAAAAAATAAACGCGGTCAAAGGCCAGGACGGCACCGGCAACACGGTCTGGTCCCTGGTGGGGCCGGATCTCAAGGATACGGGCTTTTTTGAATCCCTGGTGACCTCGGTGGCCCATAACTCCCAGCTCATTGTGATCCACACCCGGCCGGGCACGGCAAATACCGTGGCCAAATTCATCGACGACCATGAATTTGATTCCGTACTGGGATCCGTGGCCGGGGATGATACCATTGTCATCGTCCCGGCGGATATCTCGGCGATTAAGGAAACCATCCTTGAGATCAAGGGGTATATGAAACAGATCGGTATTCTTACGGCCTGA
- a CDS encoding (Fe-S)-binding protein, which produces MFKHPKTVSVFFKEPVSAEMEESCIHCGACASQCRFLSRYGPPGHLAKRYIRDPETCRTLAFECSLCGLCTAVCPRGLDTPAMILKWRREAISSGQADLAPYRRILGYEKTGCSKRFSFYSLPRGCRTAFFPGCTLAGTRPGVTLAAYHYLGTRIPHAGMVLDCCTKPSHDLGRRDFFESMFFEMAGFLEENGVREIITACPSCRNIFDTCGKFRVKTIYQIMAEDPAHGKEGRSPEVPAVVQDPCQARLDTASQAAVRTLARHLGIAPVESRQSGSKTLCCGEGASAGCRNPGMATAWTRKRQKAAGGRDTLTYCAGCTARMNGEGNSRHLLDLVFDRAKALDGKPAVSRPPFTYINRLRLKQTLKRLPGERTTRERNFFHGKSRRTPLLKRIAGALLAWIPGSRI; this is translated from the coding sequence ATGTTTAAACATCCGAAAACCGTATCCGTATTTTTTAAGGAACCTGTGTCAGCAGAGATGGAAGAAAGCTGTATTCATTGCGGTGCCTGCGCATCCCAATGCCGGTTCCTCTCCCGATACGGCCCCCCGGGACACTTGGCCAAGCGCTACATCCGGGACCCCGAAACCTGCCGGACCCTGGCCTTTGAATGCAGCCTCTGCGGCCTTTGTACTGCTGTCTGTCCCAGGGGCCTGGACACCCCGGCAATGATATTAAAATGGCGGCGGGAAGCCATATCCTCCGGCCAGGCTGACCTGGCCCCCTACCGGCGGATACTGGGGTATGAAAAAACAGGATGCTCAAAACGCTTCTCCTTTTACAGCCTGCCCAGGGGCTGCCGCACGGCATTTTTTCCAGGATGCACCCTGGCCGGCACCCGCCCCGGAGTGACCCTGGCGGCCTACCACTACCTGGGAACAAGGATTCCCCATGCAGGAATGGTTCTGGACTGCTGCACCAAGCCCTCCCACGACCTGGGCCGGCGGGATTTCTTTGAATCCATGTTTTTTGAAATGGCGGGTTTTCTTGAAGAAAACGGGGTCAGGGAGATCATCACGGCCTGCCCAAGCTGCCGGAATATCTTTGATACCTGTGGAAAATTCAGGGTAAAAACCATCTACCAGATCATGGCGGAGGATCCGGCCCATGGAAAAGAGGGGAGGTCGCCCGAAGTCCCTGCCGTGGTACAGGATCCCTGCCAGGCAAGGCTGGACACGGCCTCCCAGGCTGCAGTCAGAACCCTGGCCCGGCATCTGGGCATTGCTCCCGTTGAGTCCCGCCAAAGCGGGTCAAAAACGCTGTGCTGTGGAGAAGGGGCATCTGCAGGCTGCCGGAACCCCGGCATGGCAACGGCCTGGACTAGAAAACGGCAGAAAGCGGCCGGGGGCAGAGACACCCTCACCTATTGCGCCGGATGCACCGCCCGCATGAACGGGGAAGGTAACAGCCGCCACCTGCTGGACCTGGTCTTTGACCGGGCCAAGGCCCTTGACGGGAAACCGGCCGTCTCCCGTCCCCCCTTTACCTACATCAACCGGCTGAGACTCAAGCAGACATTGAAACGCCTGCCCGGGGAAAGGACCACCCGGGAACGGAATTTCTTCCACGGAAAAAGCCGGCGCACCCCCTTGCTGAAAAGAATCGCCGGCGCACTACTCGCCTGGATTCCGGGCAGCCGGATCTGA
- a CDS encoding CDP-archaeol synthase, which yields MVISFKILALLWAANFVPVFLAYIYEEEWNAPVDMGLRFTDKKPLLGPHKTIRGFSGGIAAGTLVGWGLGLPFLAAAGASALSMGGDLFTSFVKRRLDMASGANFPVMDQVFEGAFPFIILVPAFSLSLVHTVILVVAFTITAYGGARFLQGVLLTEPFTGYTRKIRSKIRFREWRACDTIEYPFHPIINFERTLYYHWMMKTVFKLAGLYERGKKNALDVKLRRIEMEFNRLPPGFDGFTLLFISDLHLDCMEGLAKRAVELVKGLKPDLCIMGGDYRTESWGSYSKALEHLKDLLDHIEATHGIYAVLGNHDCLEMVSPLKEKQVTFLVNDARPIEKDGERIWIAGVDDPYYFEGHDLLETFGPIPDQDFTLFAAHTPAIYREAAAYRPDLYLCGHTHAGQIQLPVLGPVITHCKTPRKMAFGRWTYKGMQGYTSAGLGTSGIPVRFNCHGEAVLFTLKKKGEAAACLKSRTDQRPRCP from the coding sequence ATGGTTATATCCTTTAAAATCCTGGCCCTTTTATGGGCGGCAAATTTTGTGCCCGTGTTCCTGGCTTATATTTATGAAGAAGAATGGAACGCGCCTGTGGATATGGGGCTGCGGTTTACTGACAAAAAGCCTTTGCTGGGACCCCATAAAACCATCAGGGGATTTTCAGGCGGGATCGCAGCCGGCACCCTTGTGGGATGGGGGCTTGGCCTCCCCTTCCTGGCTGCTGCCGGTGCTTCGGCCCTGAGTATGGGGGGCGATCTTTTCACCAGCTTTGTCAAACGGCGGCTGGATATGGCATCCGGTGCCAATTTCCCGGTGATGGATCAGGTCTTTGAAGGGGCCTTTCCATTTATCATCCTTGTACCGGCCTTTTCGCTATCCCTTGTGCATACCGTTATCCTGGTTGTCGCTTTCACCATTACCGCCTATGGGGGCGCCCGGTTTTTACAAGGGGTGTTGCTGACGGAACCCTTTACCGGGTATACCCGGAAAATCCGTTCAAAGATAAGGTTCAGGGAGTGGCGGGCCTGCGATACCATAGAGTATCCCTTTCACCCCATCATCAATTTTGAACGGACCCTTTATTACCACTGGATGATGAAAACCGTTTTCAAGCTTGCCGGTCTTTACGAGCGGGGAAAGAAAAACGCCCTGGATGTAAAACTTAGACGGATTGAAATGGAATTTAACCGGCTGCCCCCGGGGTTTGACGGCTTCACCCTTCTTTTTATTTCCGACCTCCATCTGGACTGTATGGAGGGCCTTGCCAAACGGGCCGTGGAACTGGTCAAGGGGCTGAAACCGGATCTCTGCATCATGGGCGGGGACTATCGGACCGAGAGTTGGGGCTCCTATTCAAAGGCTCTGGAGCATTTAAAAGACCTGCTGGACCATATTGAGGCAACACATGGCATTTACGCGGTACTTGGAAATCACGACTGCCTTGAAATGGTCAGCCCGTTAAAGGAAAAACAGGTTACCTTCCTGGTCAATGACGCCAGGCCCATTGAAAAAGACGGGGAGAGGATATGGATCGCAGGCGTGGACGATCCCTATTATTTTGAAGGGCATGATCTGCTTGAAACCTTCGGTCCGATACCGGATCAGGACTTTACCCTCTTTGCCGCCCATACCCCGGCGATCTACCGGGAGGCCGCTGCATACCGGCCCGATCTTTATCTTTGCGGCCACACCCATGCCGGCCAGATCCAGCTTCCCGTTCTAGGTCCGGTCATCACCCATTGCAAGACCCCCAGGAAAATGGCGTTTGGCCGATGGACCTACAAAGGCATGCAGGGATATACCAGCGCGGGGCTGGGCACCTCGGGCATACCGGTCCGGTTCAACTGCCATGGCGAAGCCGTGCTCTTCACCCTTAAAAAAAAGGGAGAGGCAGCAGCCTGTTTGAAGTCCAGAACAGATCAGCGGCCTCGTTGCCCGTGA
- a CDS encoding homocysteine S-methyltransferase family protein yields MNILDTIKTRGLIFDGGMGSMLIAKGLAGGDAPERWNLTRPEAIGEVHSAYFEAGADVATTNTFGASAVKLAKMGVTETMEEINRAGVEVARANAAPGKFIAGDIGEAGDMLAPMGPLSQEDARACFSDQARILADAGVDIFIVETQFDLNMALAAVHGIRSVTDTPIACTMTFKQTPKGFFTIMGNPPAESMRTLAGEGASVVGANCAMGSDTMVELAGVIREAVDIPVMIQPNAGLPQAGPDQTVTYPESAEFFADNLMKIKSLGVEVVGGCCGTTPAYIRTIHDRLNP; encoded by the coding sequence TTGAACATACTTGACACCATAAAAACCCGGGGACTGATATTTGACGGAGGCATGGGTTCCATGCTCATTGCCAAGGGCCTTGCGGGAGGCGATGCCCCGGAACGCTGGAACCTCACACGGCCCGAGGCCATCGGCGAAGTCCATTCGGCCTATTTTGAAGCCGGAGCCGATGTGGCCACCACCAACACCTTCGGCGCCTCAGCCGTAAAGCTGGCCAAGATGGGTGTCACCGAAACCATGGAAGAGATCAACCGCGCAGGGGTGGAAGTGGCAAGGGCCAATGCCGCCCCCGGCAAATTCATTGCCGGCGACATCGGAGAGGCCGGCGACATGCTGGCTCCCATGGGCCCCCTCTCCCAGGAGGACGCCCGGGCCTGTTTCAGTGACCAGGCCCGAATCCTGGCCGATGCAGGGGTGGATATCTTCATTGTTGAAACCCAGTTCGATCTCAACATGGCCCTGGCCGCCGTCCACGGCATCCGCTCGGTAACCGATACCCCCATTGCCTGCACCATGACCTTCAAGCAGACCCCAAAAGGGTTCTTCACCATCATGGGCAACCCGCCGGCTGAATCCATGAGGACCCTGGCCGGAGAGGGGGCCAGCGTTGTGGGCGCCAACTGCGCCATGGGCAGCGATACCATGGTGGAACTGGCAGGAGTAATCCGTGAGGCCGTGGACATTCCCGTCATGATCCAGCCCAATGCCGGCCTTCCCCAGGCCGGGCCGGACCAGACGGTCACCTATCCGGAGAGCGCCGAGTTTTTTGCGGATAACCTCATGAAAATAAAATCATTGGGCGTCGAAGTGGTGGGCGGCTGCTGCGGCACCACCCCGGCATATATCCGGACCATCCACGACCGGCTGAATCCATAA
- the cobT gene encoding nicotinate-nucleotide--dimethylbenzimidazole phosphoribosyltransferase, which translates to MIQMVLKGLGRLELRPLPRLTPEPDEVLVDVLACAVCRTDAKMWEQGHRDLAFPRVLGHEMIVRDDRGRRYIVWPGKSCGTCKYCLTGRENLCDEMKITGFHHDGGFAHRAVLPRASLIPVPAALDPHVACFAEPVGCVVNAFDRLPAAPGKRILIYGGGTMGLITAIYAKSLDLDPFILEKDEAKIKRISPILAAEGLACAKETHDSLFDIVINACPDYIAFCQAVTKVDKGGHISFFSGITKNESVETNLLNLVHYKEAVVSGAYGMKKSDMEKALPFLISHGEHLRRLIEDVVPPDKAPDLLPRVLKGEGLKYILDFTGETTGRPKEAAPLQEPEQARHGEAASFESQQLSATIGAVRPTGGLGPRARAKMDDKSKPLGALGKLEALGVQMSVIQNTLNPAITRKAMLVFAGDHGVTEEGVSAFPKEVTGQMVDNFLNGGAAINVLCRRYGIEMKVVDMGVEKEFSAHPDLIRAKVAPGTRNMALEPAMSREEAVRALENGIQAFLSLGDGSRGLPQILGLGEMGIGNTTSASAIISAVTGISPAQATGRGTGVDNKGLSHKTEVIQRILDFHNPDPENGFDILRTLGGFELAGIAGAALAAASRGCAVILDGVISTAAGLIAYLLCPDIQGYLISGHKSVEKAQAAALDRMGLAPVMDLDMRLGEGTGAALAMDLAETACRIMDEMASFDEAKISRSPS; encoded by the coding sequence ATGATTCAAATGGTGCTCAAGGGACTGGGCCGGCTGGAACTTCGGCCCCTGCCCCGACTAACCCCGGAACCCGATGAAGTTCTTGTCGACGTGCTGGCCTGTGCCGTCTGCAGGACCGATGCCAAAATGTGGGAACAGGGACACCGGGACCTGGCCTTTCCCCGGGTGCTGGGCCATGAAATGATTGTTAGGGACGACAGGGGCAGGCGGTACATTGTATGGCCGGGCAAAAGCTGCGGCACATGCAAATACTGCCTGACCGGCAGGGAAAACCTCTGCGATGAAATGAAAATTACAGGATTCCACCATGACGGCGGCTTTGCCCACAGGGCCGTGCTGCCCCGTGCCAGCCTCATCCCCGTGCCCGCCGCCTTGGATCCCCATGTGGCCTGTTTCGCCGAGCCTGTGGGATGCGTGGTCAACGCCTTTGACAGGCTGCCCGCGGCCCCGGGAAAACGGATACTCATCTACGGCGGGGGGACCATGGGCCTGATCACGGCCATCTATGCCAAATCCCTGGACCTTGATCCCTTTATCCTGGAAAAGGACGAAGCAAAGATCAAAAGAATCTCCCCCATCCTGGCGGCCGAAGGCCTCGCCTGCGCCAAGGAAACCCATGACAGCCTGTTTGACATCGTCATCAACGCCTGCCCGGACTATATCGCCTTTTGCCAGGCCGTCACCAAGGTGGACAAGGGGGGACATATCTCCTTTTTCTCCGGCATCACCAAAAATGAATCCGTGGAAACCAACCTGCTGAACCTGGTCCACTATAAAGAGGCCGTGGTCTCCGGGGCCTACGGCATGAAAAAATCAGACATGGAAAAGGCCCTGCCCTTTCTCATTTCACACGGAGAACACCTGCGCCGGCTCATTGAGGATGTGGTGCCACCGGATAAGGCCCCGGACCTGCTGCCCCGGGTATTAAAGGGAGAAGGCCTGAAATATATCCTTGATTTTACCGGCGAAACGACCGGCCGGCCAAAGGAGGCCGCGCCATTGCAGGAGCCGGAACAGGCCCGGCACGGTGAGGCGGCTTCTTTTGAAAGCCAACAGCTGTCCGCCACCATCGGGGCGGTCCGCCCCACCGGCGGCCTGGGCCCCCGGGCCCGGGCCAAAATGGACGACAAAAGCAAGCCCCTGGGCGCCCTGGGAAAACTGGAAGCTCTGGGCGTTCAGATGTCCGTGATCCAGAATACCCTGAACCCGGCAATAACCAGGAAAGCCATGCTGGTCTTTGCCGGGGACCACGGGGTAACCGAAGAGGGGGTGTCGGCTTTTCCCAAAGAGGTCACCGGCCAGATGGTGGACAATTTTCTAAACGGCGGGGCCGCCATCAACGTGCTCTGCCGACGCTACGGCATTGAGATGAAGGTGGTGGACATGGGGGTGGAGAAGGAATTTTCAGCCCATCCAGACCTGATCCGGGCCAAGGTGGCCCCGGGCACCCGGAACATGGCCCTGGAACCGGCCATGTCCCGTGAAGAGGCGGTCCGGGCACTGGAAAACGGCATCCAGGCCTTTTTATCCCTGGGCGACGGATCCCGGGGGCTGCCCCAGATCCTGGGCCTGGGCGAGATGGGGATCGGCAACACCACCTCGGCCTCGGCCATCATTTCGGCGGTCACCGGCATCTCCCCGGCCCAGGCCACCGGCAGGGGGACCGGCGTGGACAACAAGGGGCTCTCCCACAAGACCGAGGTTATCCAGCGGATTCTGGATTTCCACAATCCTGATCCCGAAAACGGTTTCGACATCCTCCGGACCCTGGGCGGTTTTGAACTGGCCGGCATTGCCGGAGCGGCCCTGGCCGCCGCATCCAGGGGCTGCGCCGTCATCCTGGACGGGGTAATCTCCACGGCAGCAGGGCTGATTGCCTATCTGCTCTGCCCGGATATCCAGGGCTATCTTATCTCCGGCCACAAATCCGTGGAAAAGGCCCAGGCCGCCGCCCTGGACCGGATGGGCCTGGCGCCGGTGATGGACCTGGACATGCGCCTGGGTGAAGGTACAGGCGCCGCCCTGGCCATGGATCTGGCTGAAACTGCCTGCCGGATCATGGACGAGATGGCCTCCTTTGACGAGGCTAAAATTTCCAGGTCTCCTTCTTGA
- the trpD gene encoding anthranilate phosphoribosyltransferase, whose protein sequence is MSVETDKAFGAVITRLINKENLSRREAYDAFSTVLGNATTDIQQGAFLAALTAKGESAEEVAGAWEAIYELDTAKVSLDLAVAENSGTGMDTFKTFNISTAASIIAAAGDVPMARHGARAITSVCGTVDMAEALGVDVECTAQTVARSITSAGLGLFNGMSPHIHPNALGRILSQMFFGSTLNIAASLANPALPAIGVRGVYAKEMIMPVSQVMKKIGYDSAIVLHGEVADSGLGMDEASICGTTHCARITTDRKTGNREISQFTIDPKPLGLLATDGEALKPEQDIKREARRFAGLMAGRENSARKDAVLLNAGLIFLAAGKAGDLDQGIQQAAVLLEKGNAFETLEKWVSAQNSNSEQGLARLHSLV, encoded by the coding sequence ATGTCCGTTGAGACCGATAAAGCCTTTGGGGCGGTAATCACCCGCCTGATCAACAAAGAAAACCTCTCCCGCCGGGAAGCCTACGACGCCTTTTCCACCGTCCTGGGAAATGCCACCACCGATATCCAGCAGGGCGCATTTCTGGCCGCCCTCACCGCCAAGGGGGAAAGCGCCGAAGAGGTGGCCGGCGCCTGGGAAGCCATCTATGAACTGGACACCGCCAAGGTGAGCCTGGACCTGGCCGTGGCCGAAAACTCCGGCACCGGCATGGATACCTTTAAAACCTTCAACATCAGTACTGCCGCATCCATCATTGCCGCGGCAGGGGATGTACCCATGGCCCGCCACGGGGCCAGGGCCATCACATCGGTATGCGGCACCGTGGACATGGCCGAAGCCCTGGGGGTGGATGTGGAATGCACCGCCCAGACAGTGGCCCGGAGCATCACATCCGCGGGCCTGGGCCTGTTCAACGGGATGAGCCCCCATATCCACCCCAACGCCCTGGGCCGGATTCTCTCCCAGATGTTTTTCGGCTCCACCCTGAACATTGCCGCCTCCCTGGCCAACCCTGCCCTGCCCGCCATCGGGGTCCGCGGGGTTTACGCCAAGGAAATGATCATGCCCGTATCCCAGGTCATGAAGAAAATCGGCTATGACAGCGCCATTGTCCTCCACGGCGAAGTTGCCGATTCGGGGCTGGGCATGGACGAGGCCTCAATCTGCGGCACCACCCACTGCGCCCGGATCACCACAGACAGAAAAACCGGCAACCGGGAAATCAGCCAATTCACCATTGATCCCAAGCCCCTGGGCCTCCTGGCCACCGACGGTGAGGCGCTGAAGCCCGAACAGGATATAAAACGCGAAGCCCGGCGGTTTGCAGGCCTCATGGCCGGCAGGGAAAACAGTGCCAGAAAAGATGCGGTGCTCCTCAATGCCGGGCTGATTTTCCTGGCTGCGGGCAAGGCCGGGGATCTGGATCAGGGGATCCAGCAGGCAGCGGTGCTCCTCGAAAAGGGAAACGCCTTTGAAACCCTTGAAAAATGGGTGTCAGCCCAAAACTCAAACTCGGAACAGGGGCTTGCCAGACTCCACTCACTGGTTTAA
- a CDS encoding rhomboid family intramembrane serine protease, giving the protein MKIKYNAPVVLTYAILALACLVLPVFKTLELNFASPARLAFPEPVFYFRLFSHVLAHAGWSHLMGNLMIILLVGPLLEEKYRSWKLFEMMAVTAAATALLNAALFSTSLIGGSGLAFMMILLSSFSNFKAREIPLTFILVAVIFIGSEVAAILKIDQISQFSHLAGGFIGAAYGFLRGGRR; this is encoded by the coding sequence ATGAAAATCAAATACAATGCCCCTGTTGTTCTGACCTACGCCATCCTGGCCCTGGCCTGCCTGGTCCTTCCCGTATTCAAAACCCTGGAACTGAACTTTGCCTCCCCGGCCCGCTTGGCCTTTCCAGAGCCCGTCTTCTACTTCCGGCTATTCTCCCATGTCCTGGCCCATGCCGGCTGGTCCCACCTCATGGGCAATTTGATGATCATCCTGCTGGTGGGCCCCCTGCTGGAAGAAAAATACCGGTCCTGGAAACTCTTTGAAATGATGGCGGTGACCGCCGCAGCCACAGCCCTTCTCAATGCGGCCCTCTTTTCCACCTCCCTGATCGGGGGCAGCGGCCTGGCCTTTATGATGATCCTGCTCAGTTCCTTTTCCAATTTCAAGGCCCGGGAAATCCCCCTCACCTTTATCCTGGTGGCCGTGATCTTCATCGGGTCCGAAGTGGCCGCCATCCTGAAAATCGACCAGATCTCCCAGTTCAGCCACCTGGCCGGCGGCTTCATTGGGGCCGCCTACGGATTCCTCCGTGGCGGCAGAAGATAA